The following coding sequences lie in one Oncorhynchus nerka isolate Pitt River linkage group LG14, Oner_Uvic_2.0, whole genome shotgun sequence genomic window:
- the LOC135559690 gene encoding putative nuclease HARBI1 codes for MSSSPSLATEDSVTSKRSSIGLQMVCNADCVISNVVAKWPGSVHDSRIFRASEIYQCLSQGEFSGVLLGDRGYGCQPFLLTPFTDPQEAQQAYNHAHARTRARVEMTFGLLKARFHCLHKLRVSPVRACDITVACAVLHNVACLRKERAPRVPPAMDWDNPAIFPDDDSGRLLRDQYVLNYFS; via the exons atgtcttcatctccttccctggccacagaagactctgtgacatcaaagaggagttctataggattgcag atggtctgcaatgctgactgtgtgatcagcaatgttgtggcaaaatggcctggctcagtccatgactccagaatctttcgggcctctgaaatctatcagtgcctatcacaag gtgaattctctggtgtgttgctgggagacagggggtatggctgccagccttttctcctgacacctttcacagacccccaggaagcacagcaggcctacaaccatgcccatgccaggaccagggccagagttgaaatgacctttggcctcctgaaggcacgctttcactgccttcacaaattaagggtcagccctgttagggcatgtgatattactgtggcttgtgctgtcctccacaatgtggcctgcctgaggaaggagagggcccccagagtgccaccagccatggactgggacaatccggcaatcttccctgatgacgacagtggtcggctgctgagggaccaatatgtgttgaattattttagttag
- the LOC135559688 gene encoding putative nuclease HARBI1: MSSSPSLATEDSVTSKRSSIGLQMVCNADCVISNVVAKWPGSVHDSRIFRASEIYQCLSQGEFSGVLLGDRGYGCQPFLLTPFTDPQEAQQAYNHAHARTRARVEMTFGLLKARFHCLHKLRVSPVRACDITVACAVLHNVACLRKERAPRVPPAMDWDNPAIFPDDDSGRLLRDQYVLNYFS, translated from the exons atgtcttcatctccttccctggccacagaagactctgtgacatcaaagaggagttctataggattgcag atggtctgtaatgctgactgtgtgatcagcaatgttgtggcaaaatggcctggctcagtccatgactccagaatctttcgggcctctgaaatctatcagtgcctatcacaag gtgaattctctggtgtgttgctgggagacagggggtatggctgccagccttttctcctgacacctttcacagacccccaggaagcacagcaggcctacaaccatgcccatgccaggaccagggccagagttgaaatgacctttggcctcctgaaggcacgctttcactgccttcacaaattaagggtcagccctgttagggcatgtgatattactgtggcttgtgctgtcctccacaatgtggcctgcctgaggaaggagagggcccccagagtgccaccagccatggactgggacaatccggcaatcttccctgatgacgacagtggtcggctgctgagggaccaatatgtgttgaattattttagttag